ACCACATGACCGTGAAGAAGGACGCATCCGGACACCGCTCCGTCCAGGCCGAGGTCGAGGTCCCCGGCACCCCCGAGGCCGTCTGGCGGGCCATCGCCACGGGCCCTGGCATCTCCGCCTGGTTCGTTCCCACCGAGCTCGAGGAGCGCGCGGGCGGCACGACCGTCTCCCACTTCGCCGAGGACTCCAGCATGGACTCGGTGGCGAAGATCACCACGTGGGAGCCGCCCCACCGCTTCGTCGCCGAGGCCCCCCAGGAGGGTCCCGGCCCGGTGGCCACCGAATGGAGCGTGGAGACGCGCTCGGGGGACACCTGTGTCGTGCGCGTGGTGCACCGCTGGTTCGCGAGCACCGATGACTGGGATGGCCAGTTCGAGGGCCACGCGCACGGCTGGCGCTCCTTCTTCCGGCTCCTGCGCGCCTACCTCGCCCACTTCCCGGGCCAGCACGCCGTTTCGTTCCAACTCATGGGCATCACCTCCGGGCCCAAGGCCGCGGCGTGGGAGGCCCTCACCCGTCCGCTCGGCCTCGCGGGGGCCACCGTCGGCACCCGGGTGCGCGCTCCCGAGGGCGTGCCCTCCCTGGGGGGCATCGTGGAGTCGTCCGGCCCGTCCGAATGGCCCGAGTTGATCCTCCGGCTCGACACGCCGGCCCCTGGCCTGGCCCACCTCTTCCCGCTCGAGATGGGCGGTCAGGTCTTCGTGACCGTCCGCTACTTCCTGTTCGGGGAGC
This DNA window, taken from Cystobacter ferrugineus, encodes the following:
- a CDS encoding SRPBCC family protein; the protein is MTVKKDASGHRSVQAEVEVPGTPEAVWRAIATGPGISAWFVPTELEERAGGTTVSHFAEDSSMDSVAKITTWEPPHRFVAEAPQEGPGPVATEWSVETRSGDTCVVRVVHRWFASTDDWDGQFEGHAHGWRSFFRLLRAYLAHFPGQHAVSFQLMGITSGPKAAAWEALTRPLGLAGATVGTRVRAPEGVPSLGGIVESSGPSEWPELILRLDTPAPGLAHLFPLEMGGQVFVTVRYFLFGEQAPGAKAHVEASWRAWMARLFPPAAPPA